The following are from one region of the Paenibacillus sp. JZ16 genome:
- a CDS encoding serine hydrolase domain-containing protein, giving the protein MKRSCWPTTLWQTLAPATVGMDADKLSGLDSWIKTEYPDIHGIIVARHGAIVYEKYDHGYGPEDRHHVASVTKSIISALIGIAIDAGYIQHADQKVLDFFPEYEPKAHAQQQREVTIRHLLTMTAPYPFEDWHEPLDKLCMQSDWVHYTLDMLGIGGSLGAFKYSTAGVHLLSAVITRSTGKSARAFANEYLFKPIGMNEIPDYDMNSFGFDDLFGKDVRGWVKDPAGNSTGGWGLTLTPRDMARFGFLYLNRGTWDNQPIISGAWIDQSTAMNPNHYGYLWWLRDEDGVSAYSAVGDGGNIICCIPKQDLVVAIASAFTVNPRDRWTLIKERIIPAVID; this is encoded by the coding sequence ATGAAAAGAAGCTGCTGGCCAACGACATTATGGCAAACCCTAGCCCCGGCGACGGTGGGAATGGACGCTGACAAGCTTTCAGGGCTGGATTCATGGATCAAAACCGAATATCCCGATATTCATGGCATAATCGTGGCTCGACACGGAGCTATCGTTTATGAAAAATATGATCATGGTTATGGCCCGGAGGATCGGCACCATGTTGCATCGGTTACAAAGAGTATCATATCCGCACTCATTGGCATTGCTATAGATGCAGGCTATATACAACATGCAGATCAGAAGGTGCTGGATTTTTTCCCCGAATATGAACCTAAGGCTCACGCTCAACAACAACGGGAAGTAACGATACGCCATCTGCTCACGATGACGGCTCCTTATCCATTTGAGGATTGGCACGAACCGCTGGACAAACTGTGCATGCAATCAGATTGGGTTCATTATACGCTGGATATGCTGGGCATCGGTGGAAGTCTGGGAGCATTTAAGTATTCTACTGCAGGGGTGCATCTCCTCTCAGCAGTAATAACTCGCAGCACAGGAAAAAGTGCCCGCGCGTTTGCTAACGAATACTTGTTTAAACCGATCGGCATGAACGAAATTCCGGATTATGACATGAATTCATTCGGATTTGATGATTTATTCGGAAAAGACGTCAGGGGATGGGTCAAAGATCCAGCCGGTAATTCTACTGGAGGATGGGGGCTTACGCTAACTCCTCGAGATATGGCTCGTTTCGGTTTTCTTTATCTGAACCGCGGCACATGGGACAATCAGCCCATTATATCGGGGGCATGGATTGACCAATCAACAGCGATGAATCCCAACCATTATGGATATCTATGGTGGTTGCGCGATGAGGACGGAGTATCTGCATACTCGGCAGTAGGCGATGGAGGCAATATCATTTGCTGCATTCCGAAGCAAGACTTGGTCGTAGCCATTGCATCAGCATTTACCGTCAATCCGCGGGATCGATGGACACTGATTAAAGAACGCATTATCCCGGCGGTTATCGACTAA
- a CDS encoding heavy metal translocating P-type ATPase has product MKLHQIQVTGMTCTACAARIEKVLRKVQGIQSVRVSLALSQATIHYEPTQIGIEKIMERIEKLGYGATDRLSHPHAGIDAETGAYRIRFIIAACLSMPLIWAMMAHVADWPAQWIPNLLMEPVFQWVLATLLQFGVGYPFYYGAYQALIHRTANMDTLVALSTSVAYFYSHYVMFESRDSFAHPTLYFDTIAMVMAAVLLGKWLETMAKGRALKQLSALYELQVKRVRVIRSHGEEWISADQVQIGDRIRVNQGEWISIDGFVQSGSADADESMLTGESTAVAKGMKDRVYAGTRCLIGSLDIVVDKYHDETRLSQMIGLIESAQQGKPAIQRTVDRIAAIFVPLMIGCAALTYAGWLWFSQSPDASETAMRHALSVLLIACPCALGLATPVSILIATGSSAQRGVLFKDGRSLESLRRTDVVLLDKTGTLTEGTPQLTAIHTADGTKAAYALSMSAAVASRSAHPLAQAIVRAAQDKHSPILEAQKFQERVGKGMEGYVTGEHVCVGNRRWLLEQGIQLESPPDHPGYTRIYVAVNGKCIGSLVLIDKLRKDARKIVQELKRRADVWMVTGDEEQAAVAVAAAAGIDQMRAGMLPEDKLAFIRELQHQGRSVVMIGDGINDAAALAVADVGMAMGGGADAAKQAGDIVLIGNKLFNIIDAYRWSRQTMRNVHQNLLFALLYNAVTVPLAACGYLDPRIACIGMAGSSVIVVANALRLQLKVQRLGKRSIII; this is encoded by the coding sequence GTGAAGCTGCATCAAATCCAAGTGACGGGCATGACTTGCACGGCTTGTGCAGCCCGGATCGAGAAAGTTCTTCGTAAGGTGCAAGGCATTCAATCTGTCCGTGTTAGCCTCGCCTTATCTCAGGCCACGATTCATTATGAACCGACGCAGATTGGTATAGAGAAGATCATGGAGAGAATCGAAAAACTTGGCTATGGAGCGACCGACAGGCTGTCGCATCCGCATGCCGGGATCGATGCGGAGACGGGAGCTTATCGCATCCGGTTTATCATTGCCGCTTGTTTATCCATGCCGCTCATATGGGCGATGATGGCGCATGTTGCCGATTGGCCTGCACAATGGATACCGAATTTGTTGATGGAACCTGTATTTCAATGGGTGCTCGCTACCTTGCTTCAGTTTGGCGTAGGGTATCCTTTCTATTACGGAGCTTACCAGGCATTGATCCATCGTACGGCCAACATGGATACTCTCGTTGCGTTAAGTACCTCGGTGGCTTACTTCTACAGTCACTATGTCATGTTTGAATCCCGGGACAGCTTCGCGCATCCAACGCTTTATTTTGATACGATCGCGATGGTGATGGCTGCGGTTCTGCTGGGTAAGTGGCTTGAGACCATGGCCAAAGGCAGAGCGTTGAAGCAGCTTAGTGCCTTATATGAGCTTCAGGTTAAACGGGTTCGAGTCATACGCAGTCATGGGGAAGAATGGATTTCTGCGGATCAAGTGCAGATCGGAGACCGCATCCGGGTGAATCAGGGGGAATGGATCTCCATTGACGGCTTTGTTCAGTCGGGATCGGCGGATGCCGATGAATCTATGCTGACAGGTGAAAGTACAGCAGTGGCCAAGGGCATGAAAGATCGAGTCTACGCCGGCACGCGTTGTCTGATCGGAAGTTTGGACATCGTGGTTGATAAGTATCATGACGAAACCCGCCTGTCTCAAATGATTGGGCTAATCGAGTCCGCGCAGCAGGGGAAACCGGCCATTCAGCGAACCGTAGATCGTATAGCGGCGATTTTTGTTCCCTTGATGATCGGTTGTGCTGCGCTTACATATGCGGGGTGGCTCTGGTTTTCCCAATCTCCCGATGCATCCGAAACGGCCATGCGCCACGCGCTGTCTGTATTACTGATCGCCTGTCCCTGTGCGCTTGGGTTAGCTACGCCGGTATCCATCCTGATCGCAACCGGCTCGTCCGCCCAAAGAGGCGTTCTATTCAAAGACGGCCGTTCTCTGGAGAGTTTGCGCCGAACCGATGTCGTATTGTTGGATAAGACCGGCACGTTGACGGAAGGAACGCCTCAACTTACGGCGATTCACACTGCGGACGGCACCAAAGCTGCCTACGCGCTATCCATGTCGGCTGCGGTGGCTTCCCGGTCCGCCCACCCGTTAGCACAAGCCATTGTACGAGCTGCCCAAGACAAACATTCCCCCATTTTGGAAGCCCAGAAATTTCAAGAGCGGGTTGGGAAAGGGATGGAAGGCTATGTCACAGGTGAGCACGTATGCGTGGGAAATCGAAGATGGCTGCTGGAGCAGGGCATACAGCTGGAGAGTCCTCCAGATCACCCCGGCTATACAAGGATTTATGTCGCCGTGAACGGGAAGTGCATCGGGTCGCTTGTATTGATTGACAAGCTTAGAAAAGACGCCCGGAAGATTGTACAGGAGTTAAAGCGCCGAGCCGATGTGTGGATGGTGACCGGCGATGAGGAGCAGGCCGCCGTGGCGGTGGCTGCCGCGGCTGGGATCGATCAGATGCGTGCAGGCATGCTTCCTGAAGACAAGCTGGCATTCATCCGCGAGCTTCAACATCAAGGGCGTTCCGTTGTGATGATTGGCGATGGAATAAACGATGCGGCTGCGCTAGCCGTGGCAGATGTCGGCATGGCGATGGGCGGGGGAGCGGACGCCGCTAAACAGGCCGGCGACATCGTACTGATCGGAAACAAGCTATTCAACATCATCGATGCGTATAGGTGGAGCCGCCAAACGATGCGGAACGTTCATCAGAATTTGCTGTTTGCTCTATTGTATAACGCCGTTACCGTACCATTGGCCGCATGCGGTTATTTGGATCCGCGCATCGCTTGCATCGGCATGGCGGGAAGCTCCGTGATTGTTGTTGCGAATGCGCTTAGATTGCAGCTGAAGGTGCAGAGACTGGGTAAGAGAAGCATAATAATTTGA
- a CDS encoding alpha-amylase family protein codes for MRYRQVHLDFHTSEAIADIGSRFSKSQFQNMLRAGHVDSITVFSKCHHGWAYHPSEANEMHPHLSFDLLGEMIAAAHEIDVKTPVYLSAGLDEKLARRHPEWLIRDAEDRTRWVKDFMTPGYHEFCFNTPYLDILIEQIREVVSRYDADGIFLDIVGIRKCRCQHCVAALRSAGQDPRDEAAVAALGEATYLNYARRVRETVDEIKPGLPVFHNSGHQRRGRRDLAQVNSHLELESLPTGGWGYDHFPLSARYAQTLGMDYLGMTGKFHTSWGEFGGYKHPNALRFETALSFAHGAKCSIGDQLHPSGMMDEATYALIGTAYAEVEAKEPWCSETSSVADIAVLSLEAAWEACPEARKSEDRNNLADAGAVRILTEGHYLYDIVDASADFSLYKVLILPDDVPVWPALGEAIRAFTASGGKLLATGRSGLEPDGSAFALDLGLNWRGASPYRPSYFRPDFTPGPLLPASFVIYSEGQQVELNGGRAIGSRENPYFNRDVFTFCSHQHTPSAGEDSGPGMIESTSGIYIAWNVFGDYADNGHLILKEMVLHALARLLPQPSLSCDLPARGIATLQYQQGEKRYINHLLYATPVLKGRVEVIEDIVPLRDVSVGLRLPSQASVKRVYLAPSMEELPYTVNNQDEINYTVPYLDNHQMVVLELA; via the coding sequence ATGCGTTATCGTCAGGTTCATCTCGACTTCCATACATCCGAGGCCATCGCCGACATCGGAAGCCGTTTTTCAAAATCCCAGTTCCAGAACATGCTGCGTGCCGGGCACGTCGATTCCATCACGGTGTTTTCAAAATGCCATCACGGGTGGGCATACCATCCGAGCGAAGCCAATGAAATGCACCCGCATCTCTCATTCGATCTGCTGGGCGAGATGATTGCTGCCGCCCACGAAATCGACGTCAAAACGCCGGTGTACTTATCCGCGGGGCTGGACGAAAAGCTGGCGCGGCGCCATCCCGAATGGCTGATCCGCGACGCGGAAGATCGTACGCGCTGGGTGAAAGATTTCATGACCCCCGGTTACCACGAGTTTTGCTTTAATACGCCTTACCTGGACATCTTGATTGAGCAAATTCGTGAGGTAGTCTCCAGATATGATGCGGATGGCATTTTCCTTGACATCGTCGGGATCCGCAAATGCCGGTGCCAGCATTGCGTAGCCGCCCTGCGATCAGCCGGTCAAGACCCTCGCGATGAAGCAGCCGTTGCCGCCCTGGGCGAGGCGACCTACCTGAACTATGCCCGCCGCGTTCGGGAAACGGTGGACGAGATCAAGCCCGGTCTTCCGGTTTTCCATAACAGCGGCCATCAGCGTCGCGGACGCCGCGACCTTGCCCAAGTCAACAGTCATCTGGAACTGGAATCGCTGCCGACCGGAGGCTGGGGTTACGACCACTTCCCGCTTTCCGCACGCTATGCACAGACGCTTGGCATGGACTATCTCGGCATGACGGGCAAATTCCATACCTCCTGGGGCGAATTCGGCGGTTACAAGCATCCGAACGCGCTTCGCTTCGAAACGGCGCTCAGTTTCGCCCACGGCGCCAAGTGCTCAATCGGCGATCAGCTTCACCCTTCCGGCATGATGGATGAAGCGACTTACGCCTTGATCGGCACCGCCTATGCGGAGGTGGAAGCGAAGGAGCCATGGTGCAGCGAAACATCTTCAGTAGCGGATATCGCCGTCTTGTCGCTGGAGGCTGCTTGGGAGGCTTGTCCCGAAGCACGAAAATCGGAAGACCGTAACAATCTGGCGGATGCCGGAGCCGTACGCATCCTGACCGAAGGACATTACCTGTACGACATCGTGGATGCCAGTGCTGATTTCAGCCTCTACAAAGTGCTGATTTTGCCGGATGATGTGCCGGTATGGCCGGCATTGGGAGAAGCTATCCGCGCTTTTACCGCGAGCGGCGGCAAGCTTCTGGCCACGGGTCGCTCAGGTTTGGAGCCGGACGGCAGCGCATTTGCGCTTGATCTTGGACTGAACTGGAGAGGCGCCAGCCCTTACCGTCCGTCATATTTCCGTCCGGACTTTACTCCAGGGCCCCTCCTCCCTGCTTCATTTGTCATATACAGCGAGGGACAGCAGGTTGAACTGAACGGCGGCCGTGCAATTGGCAGCCGGGAGAATCCGTACTTTAACCGGGACGTGTTCACGTTCTGTTCTCATCAGCACACGCCAAGCGCGGGGGAGGACAGCGGACCCGGCATGATCGAAAGCACAAGCGGTATCTATATCGCATGGAATGTGTTCGGCGACTACGCGGACAACGGACATCTCATTCTGAAAGAGATGGTATTGCATGCTCTTGCACGGCTCCTGCCGCAGCCTTCCTTGAGCTGCGATTTGCCGGCACGAGGCATTGCGACGCTTCAGTATCAGCAGGGCGAGAAACGCTACATAAATCACCTGTTGTATGCCACCCCTGTGTTGAAGGGGCGTGTTGAAGTCATTGAAGACATCGTTCCGCTGCGGGATGTTTCCGTCGGCTTGCGTCTCCCGTCCCAGGCCTCGGTTAAACGGGTCTATTTAGCTCCTTCGATGGAGGAACTTCCTTATACTGTCAACAATCAAGACGAGATTAACTACACGGTTCCTTATTTGGATAATCACCAAATGGTTGTGTTGGAGCTGGCGTAG
- a CDS encoding MerR family transcriptional regulator: MLSIGEFSKICEVSTKTLRYYDEIGLIHPNQINPENGYRYYSISQLKKMLYINRLKSYHFSLEEIKEILDEEADPSEEKLRFALHRKRRDIQEKLDTYEYILKQMNQDILNLEQGIHLMSYLDDIEVRLVETGPMNILNMRQMMSSDDYALGYGGYYSRLYEKIAREQLTLVGTPMTIYHSPEFHPAGNDTEFALPVREAVKGTRVLSGGLCARSVLKGAYSNLTSVYAKLREWIEDEGYALTQSPYEVYVTDPYQALTAEELVTEVYFPVTKK, from the coding sequence TTGCTGTCGATTGGAGAATTCTCCAAAATATGCGAAGTATCTACAAAGACACTTCGATATTACGATGAGATCGGATTAATTCATCCGAACCAGATCAATCCGGAAAACGGTTACCGATATTATTCCATTAGTCAATTAAAGAAAATGCTCTATATTAACCGTTTGAAGTCTTATCATTTTTCGCTGGAAGAAATCAAGGAGATTCTGGACGAGGAAGCGGATCCATCCGAAGAGAAGCTTCGCTTCGCCCTTCATCGCAAACGTAGGGATATTCAGGAGAAGTTAGACACGTATGAATATATCCTAAAACAAATGAACCAGGATATCTTGAATCTGGAGCAGGGCATACATTTGATGTCATATCTGGATGATATCGAAGTACGGCTTGTTGAAACAGGACCAATGAATATCCTTAACATGCGTCAAATGATGAGCAGTGATGACTATGCTTTAGGATATGGCGGGTATTACAGCAGATTGTACGAAAAGATTGCCAGGGAGCAGCTTACCTTGGTCGGAACACCTATGACCATATATCACAGTCCGGAATTCCATCCTGCAGGCAATGACACCGAGTTTGCCCTTCCGGTCAGGGAGGCTGTAAAGGGAACGAGAGTGTTGTCCGGTGGCCTTTGCGCGAGGTCTGTTTTAAAGGGGGCTTATTCCAATTTGACATCGGTATATGCCAAACTGAGGGAATGGATAGAAGATGAAGGATATGCTTTGACTCAATCGCCCTATGAAGTTTATGTAACCGACCCCTATCAGGCCTTGACTGCCGAGGAATTGGTGACCGAGGTGTATTTCCCCGTGACCAAAAAATAA
- a CDS encoding alpha/beta fold hydrolase, producing MRKLNLYIKESGNKQAARMIVFLHGGGVSGWMWSKQIPFFENSFCLIPDLPGHGRSPGNPPFSICRTAEQLNEVISTKADGREIVVFGFSLGAQILVEMICQRPGLIDYAIVNSALLRPMPTALKLIEPSVRISFPLTRYRWFSRWQASTLYVNEVDFEQYYAETLNMKREMLVSVLKENMSYSISPRIQESTTKLLVTVGEKERGIVKKSAEDLVQLSENADGIIFPGVGHGIPLADPALFNRVVNHWLNTGTIPEGTPHL from the coding sequence ATGAGGAAACTGAATCTATACATCAAGGAGAGCGGAAATAAGCAGGCAGCAAGGATGATCGTTTTTTTGCATGGCGGCGGTGTAAGCGGATGGATGTGGAGCAAGCAGATTCCCTTTTTTGAAAACAGCTTCTGCCTGATACCTGACTTGCCCGGACATGGGCGCAGCCCCGGCAATCCGCCTTTTTCCATATGCCGCACCGCGGAGCAGCTTAACGAGGTCATTTCGACCAAAGCTGATGGACGGGAGATTGTTGTCTTCGGCTTTTCACTAGGTGCGCAAATTCTCGTGGAGATGATATGTCAGCGACCCGGCCTTATTGATTACGCCATCGTAAACAGCGCATTGCTGAGGCCGATGCCGACAGCGCTTAAGCTGATTGAACCTTCCGTTCGAATAAGCTTCCCATTAACAAGATACAGATGGTTTTCCAGATGGCAGGCAAGCACGCTGTATGTGAATGAGGTTGACTTTGAACAGTATTACGCGGAAACTCTGAATATGAAACGGGAGATGCTGGTTTCAGTGCTGAAGGAGAATATGTCCTATTCAATCTCTCCGCGGATTCAAGAATCCACAACGAAGCTATTGGTTACGGTTGGGGAGAAGGAGAGAGGCATTGTTAAAAAGTCGGCTGAAGATCTCGTGCAGCTGAGCGAAAACGCTGACGGGATCATCTTTCCCGGTGTTGGGCACGGCATACCGCTTGCTGATCCGGCGCTGTTTAATCGGGTAGTGAACCATTGGCTTAACACCGGTACAATTCCGGAGGGTACTCCTCATTTATAG